Below is a genomic region from Deltaproteobacteria bacterium.
TCACTGGCGGTGAGATGTGGCCAAAGAAGAAACAGAGCACGGTCGATAGTTTAGATTTTGCCCGAGAGTATTTAAGTGCCCATGGCGTAGAAATCATCGGAGAGTTTTTGGGAGGGCCTTTTCCAAAGAAAATCTATTTCAACCTCGAAGACGAGGTACCCTATGTGCGGGCGCTCTATAATTACAGTGAGACTCTTAAGGAACGTGAAGACTCGTATTTAAAGTCGCTCAGGCTCGAGTTTTTATTGGGTCAACGTAAAACTAATATGAATTTTACCAGCTAAGTTTATTTGGATTGAGTTTGGCTTTTGGCGAAGTCTTCTACGGCTTTCCAGACTCGCAGCGCGTTTTGACCACAAATTTTATCAATGTCTTTTTCGGAATAACCGCGTTTGAGAAGCTCTTCAATTAAATTCGGAAACATCGAGACATCTTTGAGCTTGGTTGGCAGGCTATCACCCACACCATCAAAGTCTGAACCTAAGCCCACAGCATCAACACCTGCGAGTTTTACGACGTGGTCGATATGATCTGCAACGTCTGTCACATCAGCGAAAACTCGAGGATGGATCTTGTCGTAGTTCTCCTTGAATGCCACAACCTTTGGATCGCTCCACTCAAGTTCTAGGGGATCTTTAAATGCATTGATGGCGGCCCGGCGTTTGTTGGAGGCGTCTCGAGGGGGTTGGCTAATAAACGTTGAGCCAAAGTTTATCATGATGATTCCCCCGTTTTTTGCCAAGAGCTGAATCATCTCATCGGACATATTTCGTTCAAACCCAGGCGTGAAGTGGCGGGCTGAAGAATGTGAAGCGATGGCAGGAACTTTGGAAATTTTCATGACCTGAAAAAAAGCATCATCTGAGACATGGGAAATATCAACCATAATGCCCAATCGGTTCATTTCGGTGACAACTTTTTCACCAAATGGCGTAAGACCCTTATGAGTATGACGCTCGTCGTAGGATGAATCACAAATTTGGTTATCTTTGGAGTGTGTCAGCGTGATGTAGCGGACGCCGCGGTTATAGAAATGGCCAACGTTTGCCAAGTCGGCCTCGATGGCTGCCCCGTTTTCAATGCCAAGTGGCAAGGACATCACGCCATCTTGCTTATGACGCCTTACGTCAGCCGGAGACCGAGCGATTTGAAACTTTTCAGGTGTAGCTTGGACCATGGTTTCGACCATGTCGATGAGCCCATCAGCAACTTTTTTGGCACTGCCTTCTTCTTGGTATCGGGCCGGTATGTAAATAGACATAAATGGAGCGTTTAAACCGCCTTTAACGGCACGTGGGTAATCGAAATCCCCTTTGTGCGTCTTGTGACTGACATCTTCCGTAAGAGCGCCCGTATCTGATTTTGAACTCTCTAACCGATAGGGAACATCGATGTGGCCATCTACAATAATGAATTCCTGAGCTAGTTTTTGAGCTCGGGCTGCGAAGTCGGTGGGAGCTGCAGTGTCGGGATGATGCGCGCCGGCTTGAGTGTGCGAATGACCATGGGGAACGCCAGCACATGCCGTCGTTGCCAGTAAAAAGAGCACGAAAAAAGGTTGTCTAAGCATCATATTAACTCCTCGTGCCGACGGCTTATAAAGAGGCTCGCCTCGCCTCGCAAGCGATAAGACACTCAAGCGGGTC
It encodes:
- a CDS encoding membrane dipeptidase — protein: MMLRQPFFVLFLLATTACAGVPHGHSHTQAGAHHPDTAAPTDFAARAQKLAQEFIIVDGHIDVPYRLESSKSDTGALTEDVSHKTHKGDFDYPRAVKGGLNAPFMSIYIPARYQEEGSAKKVADGLIDMVETMVQATPEKFQIARSPADVRRHKQDGVMSLPLGIENGAAIEADLANVGHFYNRGVRYITLTHSKDNQICDSSYDERHTHKGLTPFGEKVVTEMNRLGIMVDISHVSDDAFFQVMKISKVPAIASHSSARHFTPGFERNMSDEMIQLLAKNGGIIMINFGSTFISQPPRDASNKRRAAINAFKDPLELEWSDPKVVAFKENYDKIHPRVFADVTDVADHIDHVVKLAGVDAVGLGSDFDGVGDSLPTKLKDVSMFPNLIEELLKRGYSEKDIDKICGQNALRVWKAVEDFAKSQTQSK